Proteins encoded by one window of Vidua chalybeata isolate OUT-0048 chromosome 15, bVidCha1 merged haplotype, whole genome shotgun sequence:
- the SLC35A4 gene encoding probable UDP-sugar transporter protein SLC35A4 codes for MADDKDSLPKLKDLAFLKGQLESLQRRVEDEVQAGVGQDGSLLASPLLKGFLAGYLLAKLRFSAVLGFVAGTCTGIYAAQNYAVPNVEKTIRDYVNSVKKGRD; via the exons ATGGCGGACGATAAG GACTCGCTGCCTAAGCTGAAGGACCTCGCCTTCCTGAAGGGGCAGCTGGAGAGCCTGCAGCGCAGGGTGGAGGACGAGGTGCAGGCCGGCGTGGGGCAG GACGGATCGCTGCTGGCATCGCCCTTGCTCAAAGGCTTCCTGGCGGGATACCTGCTGGCCAAGCTGCGCTTCTCCGCCGTCCTGGGCTTCGTGGCCGGCACCTGCACCGGGATTTACGCCGCCCAGAACTACGCCGTGCCCAACGTTGAGAAGACGATTCGGGACTATGTGAATTCAGTGAAAAAAGGTCGGGACTAG
- the LOC128795859 gene encoding probable UDP-sugar transporter protein SLC35A4, with amino-acid sequence MGMFGNAAGSANRLLHRGLWALMLLLSVVIYGSHAPLLTLCKVDGAIPFSSTSVVVLVELTKLALSLLLLLLAGAREPPAAAPSWRHAAPFALSALLYAANNNLVVHMQLFMDPSTFQVLSNLKIVSTALLYSLLLRRRLGARRWLALLLLLAAGVAYSCGGLRGPREPAGMRLHVTPVGLLLLSVYCLISGLSAVYTEAILKSQALPLSLQNIFLYFFGVLLNLMGSLWSGTEGGFLEGFSPWVLLVVLSQALNGLIMSVVMKHSSNITRLFVISCSILVNALLSVALFNLQLTLLFFMAVACIGLAVHLYYGVT; translated from the coding sequence ATGGGGATgtttgggaatgctgctggctctgccaacaggctgctccacagggggctgtgggcactgatgctgctgctgtctgtggtCATCTACGGCTCCCACGCCCCCCTCCTGACCCTCTGCAAGGTGGATGGGGCCATCCCCTTCAGTTCCACGTCCGTGGTGGTCCTCGTGGAGCTGACCAAGCTGgcgctgtccctgctgctgctgctgctggcggGGGCGCGGGAGCCGCCGGCAGCGGCGCCGTCCTGGCGCCACGCCGCGCCCTTCGCCCTCTCGGCCCTGCTCTACGCTGCCAACAACAACCTGGTGGTGCACATGCAGCTCTTCATGGaccccagcaccttccaggTGCTCAGCAACCTGAAGATCGTCAGCACGGCGCTGCTCTACAGCCTCCTGCTGCGCCGGCGCCTGGGCGCGCGCCGctggctggccctgctgctgctgctggccgcCGGCGTCGCCTACAGCtgcggggggctgcgggggcccCGGGAGCCCGCGGGGATGCGCCTGCACGTCACCCccgtggggctgctgctgctctccgTGTACTGCCTCATCTCCGGCCTCTCTGCTGTCTACACCGAAGCCATCCTGAAAAGCCAGGCGCTGCCCCTCAGCCTCCAGAACATCTTCCTGTACTTTTTTGGGGTCCTGCTCAACCTGATGGGCTCCCTGTGGAGCGGCACGGAGGGTGGGTTCCTGGAGGGCTTCTCCCCGTGGGTGCTGCTGGTCGTGCTCAGCCAGGCTCTGAATGGCCTCATCATGTCCGTGGTGATGAAGCACAGCAGCAACATCACCAGGCTCTTCGtcatctcctgctccatcctggtCAATGCTCTCCTCTCTGTTGCCCTCTTCAACCTGCAGCTCACCCTCCTCTTCTTCATGGCCGTGGCGTGCATTGGCCTGGCTGTGCACCTGTACTACGGAGTCACGTAG